A single region of the candidate division KSB1 bacterium genome encodes:
- a CDS encoding DNA helicase RecG, which translates to MVGTSSQNLSTSVKFLKGIGEKRAERLCEVGVESIHDLLYYFPRRYLDRSHINKVKDLKENMTATVVGKVQFCGIKQGRRKRFVLVLFDGTGFLSGVWFHRAEYWNKIFEKGETIAFSGKVGYFGEYQMVHPEFDKLSDDGENDFLNTGRIIPLYPSSESLGKVGMDSRGFRRVMKVALKSYAHELRDSLPKDILKRQELIGLMQAVENVHFPKDKDFLRAARKRLKFDELFYLELMLAYRKKSVAIKRKGIEFLKVGERTKKLIESLPFELTAAQKKVIREIRDDMKKDSPMNRLLQGDVGSGKTIVA; encoded by the coding sequence GTGGTTGGTACCAGCTCTCAAAACCTCAGCACTTCAGTAAAGTTTTTAAAAGGAATAGGAGAAAAGCGTGCAGAACGTCTGTGTGAAGTTGGGGTGGAGTCGATTCATGACCTGCTTTATTATTTCCCCCGCCGCTATTTAGATCGCAGTCACATCAACAAAGTCAAAGATTTAAAAGAGAACATGACCGCCACTGTGGTCGGAAAAGTGCAGTTTTGCGGCATTAAGCAGGGACGGCGGAAGCGTTTCGTTTTGGTGCTATTTGACGGCACAGGGTTTTTAAGCGGTGTCTGGTTTCATCGTGCTGAGTATTGGAACAAAATCTTTGAAAAAGGGGAGACCATTGCTTTTAGCGGTAAAGTTGGCTATTTTGGCGAGTACCAAATGGTACATCCGGAATTTGACAAGCTCAGTGACGATGGAGAAAATGATTTTTTAAATACAGGAAGGATTATTCCTTTGTACCCTTCTTCTGAAAGTCTTGGGAAAGTTGGAATGGACAGCCGTGGATTCCGTAGAGTGATGAAAGTCGCTTTAAAAAGTTATGCACATGAGCTTCGTGATTCATTACCCAAAGATATTCTAAAGAGGCAGGAATTAATCGGTTTAATGCAGGCCGTTGAAAACGTGCATTTCCCGAAGGATAAGGATTTTTTGAGAGCCGCACGTAAAAGACTGAAATTCGACGAACTGTTTTATCTGGAGCTGATGCTGGCTTATCGGAAAAAAAGTGTAGCAATCAAACGGAAAGGCATCGAATTTCTCAAAGTTGGCGAGCGGACAAAAAAGCTGATTGAGTCGCTGCCATTTGAACTTACCGCCGCACAGAAAAAAGTTATTCGGGAGATTCGCGACGATATGAAAAAAGATTCTCCCATGAACCGGTTGCTGCAAGGTGATGTCGGCTCTGGGAAAACCATCGTGGC
- a CDS encoding DUF4139 domain-containing protein yields the protein MEFNIQKILISLFLLVCGSNTLAQNKEIGLTIYNNNLALVKDVRTLQLAKGTFEIKFQDVAAQIDPTSVYFVSLTAPDKVEILEQNYEYDLVNATRILQKYIEQEIRLETKEGTAYSGTLLNASARDVILRESDGGIKIVRREAVENMAFPKLPDGLITRPTLVWSINCQQAGKHQTEVGYLTNGIQWHAEYVGVVNKDDTILELSGWVSVDNKSGATYENAKLKLVAGDVHRAQDIRPLRRGRGQAEMMIASAPQFEEKAFFEYHIYTLQRPATVANNQIKQISLFSPTEVKVNKTYSYNGARDRKKVRVNLEFENKKTSGLGMPLPKGKVRVYKRDDDKSLVFIGEDFIDHTPKDEKVRVYVGNAFDIVGDRTQKERKSIGKTAWEETWQIKLRNHKEESVRVTIIEHVNFGWEILRNTHEYKKKDAATIEFSIEIPKDAEVVVEYVVRYNR from the coding sequence ATGGAATTCAATATCCAGAAAATTCTAATTTCCCTTTTTCTGCTTGTCTGCGGTTCCAACACCCTTGCCCAAAACAAAGAAATCGGCCTTACGATTTACAACAATAATTTGGCTCTTGTCAAAGATGTCCGAACTTTACAGCTCGCCAAAGGAACTTTCGAAATCAAGTTTCAGGATGTTGCTGCTCAAATCGATCCGACTTCCGTTTATTTTGTTTCTCTCACTGCCCCCGACAAAGTCGAAATTTTGGAACAGAACTATGAGTACGATCTGGTCAATGCTACCAGGATTTTGCAAAAGTACATCGAGCAGGAAATTAGACTTGAGACCAAAGAAGGCACGGCTTATTCCGGCACTTTGTTAAATGCCTCAGCCAGGGATGTTATTTTAAGGGAATCCGACGGCGGCATCAAAATAGTTAGGCGGGAAGCGGTCGAAAATATGGCTTTTCCGAAGCTTCCGGACGGGTTAATCACACGCCCGACTTTAGTTTGGTCGATCAATTGTCAACAAGCAGGGAAACACCAAACTGAGGTTGGTTATTTAACCAACGGGATTCAATGGCACGCTGAGTACGTCGGGGTTGTGAACAAAGACGATACTATTTTAGAGCTCAGCGGTTGGGTTTCTGTTGACAATAAATCGGGCGCGACTTACGAGAATGCCAAACTCAAACTTGTGGCTGGCGATGTACATCGAGCTCAGGATATTAGACCTCTTAGAAGGGGGCGAGGCCAGGCTGAGATGATGATAGCGAGTGCGCCCCAATTCGAAGAAAAAGCCTTTTTTGAATATCACATTTACACCTTGCAGCGGCCCGCAACTGTTGCGAACAATCAAATTAAGCAAATTTCCTTATTTTCTCCCACTGAAGTCAAAGTAAACAAAACCTACTCTTACAATGGCGCTCGCGATCGAAAAAAAGTTCGGGTGAACTTAGAGTTTGAGAATAAAAAAACATCTGGTCTTGGCATGCCGCTGCCAAAGGGTAAAGTGCGGGTTTATAAACGCGACGATGATAAATCGCTCGTTTTCATCGGAGAAGATTTTATCGACCACACTCCAAAAGACGAGAAAGTTCGGGTTTATGTGGGCAACGCTTTTGACATCGTCGGGGACCGGACTCAGAAAGAGCGTAAATCAATCGGCAAAACTGCCTGGGAAGAAACATGGCAAATTAAGCTGCGAAATCACAAAGAGGAATCGGTGCGGGTGACGATCATCGAGCATGTCAATTTTGGCTGGGAAATTCTGCGAAACACTCACGAGTACAAAAAGAAAGATGCTGCAACAATCGAATTTAGTATTGAGATTCCCAAAGATGCTGAAGTCGTTGTTGAATATGTTGTGCGCTATAATAGATAA